Proteins co-encoded in one Brassica rapa cultivar Chiifu-401-42 chromosome A02, CAAS_Brap_v3.01, whole genome shotgun sequence genomic window:
- the LOC103852964 gene encoding uncharacterized protein LOC103852964, which produces MCHLIWQLISGQVAVTRNLVRRNMRCDNYCPRCGEVEESVTHAIFECPPALQVWSLSGIPTSPGIFPVSSVYTNMDYLFWRKNDILEPDQDRDPYPWIVWYIWKARNEKLFRGIDRDPLELVRYAETECQAWFNANERIPQVAQPNNNEGNQVLSLGNICLLDGSWTDSDRYSGCGWVWMDCGENIQLMGTRNFSRCESALHSEIEALRWAMENMLQHSSCQSFGTDCKELIAMIEKPQEWPRFATELEKIETLQICFPDFKIIHVPRARNQFPDFLAKTARTFRRVLLFIGCSIPVWLPRPPQA; this is translated from the coding sequence ATGtgccatcttatatggcaactGATATCGGGCCAAGTGGCAGTAACGAGGAACCTCGTACGCCGGAATATGAGATGTGACAATTACTGTCCGAGGTGCGGAGAAGTAGAAGAATCTGTAACCCATGCAATATTTGAATGCCCTCCAGCTCTCCAAGTATGGTCCTTATCAGGGATTCCTACGAGCCCAGGAATATTTCCAGTGTCAAGCGTCTACACAAATATGGACTAtctattttggaggaaaaatgATATCCTAGAACCTGACCAGGACagggatccttatccctggatagtatggtatatttggaaggctcgCAATGAAAAGCTTTTCAGGGGAATAGATAGAGATCCTCTAGAACTAGTTCGATACGCAGAAACCGAATGTCAAGCATGGTTTAATGCAAATGAGAGAATACCGCAAGTAGCTCAGCCCAACAACAATGAAGGAAAccaagtcttaagcttgggAAATATCTGCCTgctagatggatcttggacagaCTCAGATCGATACAGTGGATGTGGTTGGGTCTGGATGGACTGTGGGGAGAATATACAGCTTATGGGAACTCGGAATTTTTCTCGATGTGAATCTGCATTACATTCGGAGATAGAAGCACTACGTTGGGCGATGGAGAACATGCTTCAACACTCGTCATGTCAGAGCTTTGGAACAGACTGTAAGGAACTGATTGCTATGATAGAGAAACCCCAGGAGTGGCCAAGATTCGCGACAGAATTGGAGAAGATAGAGACGCTGCAGATTTGTTTTCCGGACTTCAAGATCATTCATGTGCCACGAGCGCGCAACCAGTTTCctgattttttagctaagacagCTAGGACTTTCCGTAGGGTGCtactttttattggttgttctattccggtctggttacctagaccacctcaagcttga
- the LOC103852965 gene encoding auxin-induced protein 6B — translation MAGGLGKCSKIRHIVRLRQLLRRWRDQARMSSFSRSVPSDVPLGHVAVYVGTSRRRFVVRATYLNHPVLRNLLVQAEEEFGFVSQGPLVFPCEESVFEESVRFISHSGSTRSRGFTSPDVFKNCHVEIRSKRDLWIESRPLLHGVSEKAIR, via the coding sequence ATGGCTGGAGGTCTCGGAAAATGCAGCAAGATCCGTCACATTGTGAGGCTGAGACAGTTGCTTCGACGGTGGCGCGACCAAGCACGGATGTCTTCTTTCAGCCGAAGTGTCCCGTCTGATGTACCGTTAGGACACGTTGCTGTCTACGTGGGGACCAGTCGCAGAAGATTTGTCGTGCGTGCAACGTATCTGAACCATCCTGTCCTAAGGAATCTTCTTGTTCAAGCGGAGGAAGAGTTCGGTTTTGTGAGCCAAGGTCCGTTGGTTTTCCCTTGTGAAGAATCGGTTTTTGAGGagtcggttcggtttatatccCACTCTGGTTCGACCCGGTCAAGAGGGTTTACTTCTCCCGACGTTTTCAAGAACTGTCACGTGGAGATCAGAAGCAAGCGTGATCTATGGATTGAATCTCGGCCGTTGCTTCACGGCGTCTCCGAGAAAGCAATACGGTGA
- the LOC117132094 gene encoding zinc finger MYM-type protein 1-like, whose translation MPPVSTRKHVHGSVKRKEKKKRDEFIKSQANSMLKFVTKSGPSKTDVPTEDEINKKDACDEEEMLTNENQEDADAVEYMEETREKNMEETREKNIRNVNEKHGNMDSTDPGTWKRIEKGDRDFLVEKGPPVRLPINYHFPRDKFNRCFSHSSYTRKMSNGENHDRRWLVYSKSKDLLFCWCCKLFSHEKDLPILASTGFSDWRNISSRLKSHETSHTHILCMTKWTELEVRLQRNETIDRHVQEEINREKRHWRDVLLRLLSLVEAFAKYNISFRGDNAKIDDENNGNFLGMIKAIAKFDPVMKKHLRRFEKGETQYHYLSHKIQNELIELLASEIKLMIIEKIQNAKYFSVILDCTPDISRKEQMALIVRCVDTSTSSPKVEEFFLTFLEVNDTSGKGLFDALRKVLFDFKLNINDVRGQGYDNGANMKGKYKGVQSRLLEVNPRACYTPCGCHSLNLALCDMASSSKNAVSFFGIVQQIYCLFSSSTRNWEIFREKVNGLTLKPLSQTRWESRIDSVKPIRFQTLQIREALFYLAESSNNPMHKSQAESLAESESHGIGGFEFLFGMIIWHELLSAFNIVSKILQSEDMDIDVAISQLNGLVLFLKQYRETGFEQAKAEATRIANEMEIEPAFSVKPNRTRKRKRHFDEDINNEEESMVLPGEEGFRVDYFINIMDQAIVSIETRFEQFQSYDKTFGFLFDLNKLKSTSDDELMESCVRLGDFFRHGEHSDVNGEDLCSEFKLLRMVLPEEVKRAAEVLNSLKGMEDFYPNSWIAYRILLTVPVSVASAERSFSKLKLIKNYLRSTMSQERLNGLSMISIEKDMVDKLDYEKIMDEFAGRKARRSVFQK comes from the coding sequence ATGCCTCCAGTGAGCACTAGAAAGCATGTTCATGGATCAGTTAAAAggaaggaaaaaaagaaaagagatgagTTTATCAAATCTCAAGCTAACTCTATGCTTAAGTTCGTCACAAAATCAGGACCTTCTAAAACGGATGTGCCTACGGAGGATGAGATAAACAAAAAAGATGCatgtgatgaagaagagatgCTTACAAATGAGAATCAGGAAGACGCTGATGCAGTTGAGTACATGGAAGAGACCAGAGAAAAGAATATGGAAGAGAccagagaaaaaaatatcagaaaCGTTAATGAAAAGCATGGAAACATGGATTCTACTGATCCTGGAACGTGGAAAAGAATTGAGAAAGGAGATAGAGATTTCTTGGTTGAAAAGGGTCCTCCGGTCAGATTACCAATTAATTATCACTTTCCGAGAGACAAATTTAATAGATGTTTTTCTCATTCATCTTATACAAGAAAAATGAGCAATGGAGAAAATCATGATAGAAGATGGCTGGTTTATTCAAAATCTAAAGATCTTCTTTTTTGCTGGTGTTGTAAGCTATTCAGCCATGAAAAAGATCTTCCTATATTGGCAAGTACCGGGTTTAGTGACTGGAGGAATATTTCTTCTCGTTTGAAAAGTCATGAAACTAGTCATACTCATATTTTATGCATGACTAAATGGACAGAGCTGGAAGTGAGACTTCAAAGGAATGAAACTATTGATCGACATGTGCAAGAAGAAATAAATAGGGAGAAAAGACATTGGAGAGATGTACTGTTGAGGCTGCTTTCATTGGTTGAAGCTTTTGCTAAATATAACATTTCTTTTCGTGGAGACAATGCGAAGATTGATGATGAGAACAACGGAAATTTTCTGGGTATGATTAAGGCGATTGCAAAATTTGATCCAGTAATGAAAAAACATCTCCGGCGATTTGAAAAAGGTGAAACTCAATATCATTATCTCAGTCACAAAATTCAGAATGAGTTAATAGAGTTACTTGCATCTGAAATCAAGTTAATGATCATCGAGAAGATTCAGAATGCGAAGTATTTTTCGGTAATTCTAGATTGTACTCCTGATATTAGTCGTAAAGAACAAATGGCTCTTATTGTCCGATGCGTGGATACTTCGACGTCTTCTCCCAAAGTTGAAGAATTTTTCCTCACATTCTTAGAAGTAAATGATACATCAGGAAAAGGACTATTCGACGCTCTACGAAAGGTATTGTTTGATTTCAAGTTGAATATTAATGATGTGAGAGGACAAGGTTATGACAATGGAGCAAACATGAAAGGAAAATACAAAGGTGTGCAAAGCAGATTACTTGAAGTTAATCCAAGAGCATGTTATACTCCATGTGGATGTCATAGCCTTAATCTCGCGCTTTGTGATATGGCTTCTTCATCTAAAAACGCAGTGTCATTCTTTGGGATTGTTCAACAAATCTACTGTCTGTTTTCATCTTCAACTAGAAACTGGGAGATATTCAGAGAGAAGGTGAATGGCCTAACACTCAAACCATTATCACAAACTCGCTGGGAGAGTCGGATAGATAGTGTAAAGCCTATAAGATTTCAGACACTACAAATACGAGAGGCTTTATTTTACTTGGCTGAAAGTAGTAATAATCCAATGCATAAAAGTCAAGCTGAGTCTCTTGCTGAGAGTGAATCACATGGAATTGGAgggtttgaatttttatttggaATGATCATTTGGCATGAACTTCTATCTGCTTTTAACATAGTAAGCAAGATCCTACAGTCAGAGGATATGGATATTGATGTTGCTATTTCTCAACTAAATGGACTTGTGTTATTTCTGAAACAATATCGAGAAACAGGTTTTGAGCAAGCAAAAGCTGAAGCTACACGAATTGCAAATGAGATGGAGATTGAGCCTGCATTTTCTGTAAAGCCAAACCGTActagaaaaaggaaaagacatTTTGATGAAGATATCAACAATGAAGAAGAAAGTATGGTGTTACCTGGGGAGGAGGGATTTAGGGTGGACTACTTCATAAACATCATGGATCAAGCTATTGTTTCTATTGAAACAAGATTTGAACAATTCCAAAGTTATGATAAAacttttggatttttgtttgatttaaacAAGCTGAAATCAACTAGTGATGATGAGCTGATGGAATCTTGTGTTAGACTTGGAGATTTTTTTAGGCATGGTGAACATTCTGATGTAAATGGGGAAGATTTATGTTCGGAGTTTAAACTTCTAAGAATGGTACTACCAGAAGAAGTTAAAAGAGCAGCTGAGGTATTGAACTCTTTGAAAGGAATGGAGGATTTTTATCCAAATTCATGGATTGCTTATCGAATATTGTTGACAGTCCCGGTATCTGTTGCCTCTGCAGAAAGAAGTTTTTCTAAGTTGaagttgataaaaaattatctgCGATCTACTATGTCACAAGAAAGGTTGAATGGGTTATCAATGATATCTATTGAAAAAGATATGGTTGATAAACTTGATTACGAAAAGATTATGGACGAATTTGCCGGAAGAAAAGCTAGAAGAtctgtttttcaaaaataa
- the LOC103852966 gene encoding histone H3.3 — MARTKQTARKSTGGKAPRKQLATKAARKSAPTTGGVKKPHRYRPGTVALREIRKYQKSTELLIRKLPFQRLVREIAQDFKTDLRFQSHAVLALQEAAEAYLVGLFEDTNLCAIHAKRVTIMPKDIQLARRIRGERA, encoded by the exons ATGGCTCGTACGAAGCAGACTGCTAGGAAATCCACCGGAGGAAAAGCTCCCAGGAAGCAACTCGCCACCAAG GCGGCGAGGAAATCAGCGCCGACCACGGGAGGAGTCAAGAAGCCTCACCGTTACCGTCCCGGAACCGTCGCTCTCCG TGAGATTCGTAAGTACCAGAAGAGCACTGAGTTGTTGATCCGCAAGCTTCCGTTTCAGCGTCTTGTTCGTGAAATCGCCCAAGATTTCAAG ACGGACCTGAGGTTCCAGAGCCACGCAGTGTTGGCGCTTCAGGAAGCTGCGGAGGCTTATttggttggtttgtttgaagACACGAATCTTTGTGCTATTCACGCCAAGAGAGTCACCATCATGCCTAAAGATATTCAATTGGCTAGGCGTATTCGTGGAGAGCGTGCTTAG
- the LOC103852967 gene encoding aldehyde oxidase GLOX — MAAEAKPQILSHVNNLNYFSILLLILSFNVASGAGGTWKLLLNDVGISAMHSQLLINDRVIMYDRSNFGPSKISLPSGACRDSPNDVVSKRDCTAHSIEYDVAFNSIRPLTIESNTWCSSGGVTPEGALLQTGGDKEGERKARMFYPCDDESCDWTEVDNALYVRRWYATNHVLPDGRQIIIGGRNQFNFEFFPKTKAPSLYKLPFLSETYDAGQENNLYPFVFLNSDGNLFIYANNKAILLDYNKNTVVKTYPKIPGGDPRSYPSTGSAVLLPIKNLEAEVVEMEVLVCGGAPKGSYLLALYKNTFVKALDTCARIKINDDKPQWVLEKMPRSRVMGDMILLPNGHVLLINGGSSGSAGWELGREPVLNPDLYHPDKPVGSRFQVQNPSTIPRMYHSTAGLLRDGRVLVGGSNPHQFYNFTDVLFPTELRLEAFSPSYLESQYWSIRPRIISLLSHSTVNYGGILRLRFMVFGIGGVRSPVKVTMVFPSFTSHSFSMSQRLLVLDHVELVRIGVWTYEVRVKAPKSKNLAPPGYYMASVVNQDIPSEGIWLRLQ; from the coding sequence ATGGCAGCAGAAGCCAAACCTCAAATCCTCTCCCACGTCAACAATCTCAATTACTTCTCTATCCTCCTCCTCATCCTCTCCTTCAACGTAGCATCCGGCGCCGGAGGAACATGGAAGCTTCTCTTAAACGACGTCGGAATCTCAGCAATGCACTCACAGCTCCTCATCAACGACCGTGTCATAATGTACGACCGTTCCAACTTCGGTCCTTCAAAGATCTCTCTCCCTAGCGGAGCCTGCCGCGACAGcccaaacgacgtcgtttcaaaACGCGACTGCACCGCGCATTCGATAGAATACGACGTCGCTTTTAACAGCATCCGTCCTTTAACCATCGAATCCAACACATGGTGCTCCTCAGGAGGAGTCACTCCCGAGGGAGCTCTCCTCCAGACGGGAGGAGACAAAGAAGGAGAACGTAAAGCTAGAATGTTCTATCCTTGCGACGACGAGTCATGTGATTGGACAGAAGTTGATAACGCACTTTACGTAAGAAGATGGTACGCTACGAACCATGTTCTTCCAGATGGTCGTCAGATCATAATAGGTGGTCGAAACCAGTTCAACTTCGAGTTCTTCCCTAAGACAAAAGCTCCAAGTCTCTACAAGTTACCCTTCTTGTCCGAAACCTACGATGCTGGACAAGAAAACAATCTCTACCCTTTCGTTTTCCTCAACAGCGACGGAAACTTATTCATATACGCTAACAACAAAGCCATTTTGCTAGACTATAATAAGAACACTGTCGTGAAAACGTATCCGAAGATCCCTGGAGGCGATCCGAGAAGCTATCCGAGCACTGGTTCAGCTGTTCTTCTCCCCATCAAGAACCTTGAAGCTGAGGTTGTCGAGATGGAAGTTCTGGTGTGCGGCGGTGCACCGAAAGGATCGTACCTCCTCGCTTTATATAAAAACACTTTTGTCAAAGCTCTTGACACGTGTGCAAGAATCAAGATCAATGATGATAAACCTCAATGGGTTCTCGAGAAGATGCCTAGGTCGAGAGTAATGGGAGATATGATCCTTTTACCTAACGGACATGTTCTGTTAATTAACGGTGGCTCGTCGGGCTCTGCTGGTTGGGAGCTAGGTCGTGAACCGGTTTTGAACCCTGACCTTTATCATCCCGATAAACCGGTCGGTTCGAGATTCCAAGTTCAGAATCCTAGTACTATACCAAGAATGTACCATTCAACCGCCGGTTTACTCCGTGACGGTAGAGTTCTAGTCGGAGGAAGCAACCCACATCAGTTTTATAATTTCACCGACGTGCTTTTCCCGACGGAGCTTAGGCTAGAAGCTTTCTCTCCGTCGTATTTGGAATCTCAGTATTGGAGTATACGTCCGAGGATTATTAGTCTTTTATCACACTCTACGGTTAACTACGGTGGAATCTTGAGGCTGAGGTTTATGGTGTTCGGTATAGGAGGAGTCCGAAGTCCGGTTAAGGTGACGATGGTGTTTCCTTCGTTTACTTCTCATTCCTTCTCGATGAGTCAGAGACTTTTGGTTCTTGATCATGTTGAGTTAGTGAGGATAGGAGTGTGGACTTATGAGGTTAGGGTTAAGGCACCAAAGTCTAAGAACCTTGCACCACCTGGTTATTACATGGCTTCTGTTGTGAACCAAGATATACCGAGTGAAGGTATTTGGCTGAGGTTGCAGTGA